A single region of the Balaenoptera ricei isolate mBalRic1 chromosome 12, mBalRic1.hap2, whole genome shotgun sequence genome encodes:
- the GPR31 gene encoding 12-(S)-hydroxy-5,8,10,14-eicosatetraenoic acid receptor yields the protein MLPPNCSVAHSYAAEVATASLLLLECALGTLGNAVALWTFFFRLKVWKPYAVYLFNLVLADLLLAACLPFHATFYLRHKTWGLGRASCQGMLFLRSLCRGAGVAFLTAVALDRYLRVVHSRLKVNLLSLRAAWGISVLVWLMMAALTLAHQSVFLSEAECPSSEPRTESSFSLIWQEALFFLQFILAFGLILFCSAGLIRTLQKRLRDPHKQPKLQRAQALVATVGVLFTLCFLPSFLARILLAIFRGALSCGVLSSMVHAADVTGSLTYLQGVLNPVVYCFSNPTFRRSYRKLFYTLTLRGRKQEAEAPGCELRDSYS from the coding sequence ATGCTGCCACCCAACTGCTCGGTGGCGCACAGCTACGCGGCGGAGGTGGCCACAGCctcgctgctgctgctggagtgTGCCCTGGGCACGCTGGGCAACGCCGTGGCGCTCTGGACCTTCTTCTTCCGTCTGAAGGTGTGGAAGCCCTACGCCGTCTACCTGTTCAACCTGGTCTTAGCGGACCTCCTGCTGGCTGCCTGCCTGCCCTTTCACGCCACCTTCTACCTGCGGCACAAGACCTGGGGCCTGGGACGTGCGTCTTGCCAAGGGATGCTCTTCCTGCGGTCCCTGTGCCGCGGGGCGGGTGTGGCCTTCCTCACCGCCGTGGCCCTGGACCGCTACCTCCGGGTGGTCCACTCGCGGCTCAAGGTCAACCTTCTGTCCCTGCGGGCGGCCTGGGGGATCTCGGTCCTGGTCTGGCTCATGATGGCAGCCCTCACCCTCGCCCACCAAAGCGTGTTCCTCTCTGAGGCCGAGTGCCCCAGTTCTGAGCCCAGGACGGAGTCCTCCTTCAGCCTGATCTGGCAGGAAGCCCTCTTCTTCCTCCAGTTTATCCTTGCCTTCGGCCTCATCCTGTTCTGCAGTGCCGGCCTCATCAGGACTCTCCAGAAGCGGCTCCGAGACCCACACAAGCAGCCCAAGCTGCAGAGGGCCCAGGCGCTGGTGGCCACGGTTGGGGTGCTGTTCACGCTGTGCTTTCTGCCCAGCTTCCTGGCCCGCATCCTACTGGCCATCTTCCGAGGGGCGCTCAGCTGCGGGGTCCTGAGCTCCATGGTCCACGCTGCTGACGTGACCGGCAGCCTCACCTACCTGCAGGGCGTGCTGAACCCGGTGGTGTACTGCTTCTCGAACCCCACCTTCAGACGTTCCTACCGCAAGCTCTTCTACACCCTCACCCTCAGGGGCCGAAAGCAGGAAGCAGAGGCTCCGGGCTGTGAGCTCAGAGACTCTTACTCCTGA